The following nucleotide sequence is from Halomonas chromatireducens.
GCCCTCCCTGCCCCGCCAATGGTTGAGACGACTCGATCCGCGGCGCTGGCTGCTGCGACTTCGCCGCCGCGGCCTGCTGGGGCTGTCGGCACTGGGTCTCGCCCTGCTGAGTTGCTATGGCACCATGGCGCTGGTTGGCCTGCTGCCACTGCTGGGCATCGGCCTGGCGCTGCATGAGGGCGCCTGGGCCGGCACCATCGCCGCCTTCGTGCTGCTCACCCTGGTGGCGCTGGCCGGCGGCTACCGGTACCACCGCGCCATCAGCCCGACACTGCTGGCGGCAGCGGGCAGTGCGGCCGTTCTCTACGCCCTGTTCATCGATTACCGGGCGTGGGTGGAGCTGCTCGGCTTCGTGGTACTGGGCGGCGCGGCATTCTGGGATCTCCGCCAGCGACGACGACAGGAAATCAGGGTGCTGGGGCTGGATCAGCCCTCGGTCGAATGAAATGAGCCAGCTGGGTCGGCTGGCCCAGCTCGGGATGCCATTCGCCAATGCCCGACAAGGTCACGCGGTATCCATTGCGATGTGCGACACCCCAGGCCCAGTCACGAAAGCGGTCACGCGTCCATTCGAAACGGTGGTCAGGATCGCGAAACTCGCCACGAGCCAGCCCGAACAGCGGATTGTAGTCGTGGTTGGGTGTGGTCAGCACCAGCAGACCAGGCTGCAGTACCCCGAAAACGCATCGCTCCACCTGAGACAGGGTCTCCGGCGGCACGTGCTCGATGGTTTCCACCATCGCGGCGGCATCGAAGCCGACCAGTGACGCCTGAGGTTCAGCGTAGGAGCCGCATACCAGCCTCAGCCGCCCCTGCTCCGCCTCGGGCCAGTCACCCAGTCGCAGCTGCGCCTGAGCCAGCAGCTCGCCAGACTGCTCCAGCCCCACCAGGGTCTCGAACTGGGGTTCGTGCAGCAGATACAGAAGCAGCGTGCCGGTGCCACACCCCAGATCCAGCACCCGGCGCGCACCGCTGGCACGCAACTGGCCGGCAACGTGCTGCAGGCGTTGCTGATGCAGGTCCAGATCCTCGAGGTCCATGTCGACGCTCCTTCTTTCGAAGCGAGAAGCATGAAGCATAGCGCCGTATCGTTGTAGTGAAGAAAAAAAAACGCGGCAATAGCCGCGCCTGAAAATCGCCGCTACGGGCGACGAGAGAGCAACGCTCAGCTTGCCATGTCCAGCACCACGCGCCCCTCGATCTTGCCGTCGATCATGCGCTGGAAGACGTCGTTGATGTTCTCCAGGCGGTCGGTGCTTACCGTGGCCTTGACCTTGCCTTCTCCAGCGAAATCCAGCGACTCCT
It contains:
- a CDS encoding methyltransferase domain-containing protein; the encoded protein is MDLEDLDLHQQRLQHVAGQLRASGARRVLDLGCGTGTLLLYLLHEPQFETLVGLEQSGELLAQAQLRLGDWPEAEQGRLRLVCGSYAEPQASLVGFDAAAMVETIEHVPPETLSQVERCVFGVLQPGLLVLTTPNHDYNPLFGLARGEFRDPDHRFEWTRDRFRDWAWGVAHRNGYRVTLSGIGEWHPELGQPTQLAHFIRPRADPAPAP